A genome region from Hevea brasiliensis isolate MT/VB/25A 57/8 chromosome 9, ASM3005281v1, whole genome shotgun sequence includes the following:
- the LOC110644539 gene encoding uncharacterized protein LOC110644539 gives MKKKKKNNEKSVYTFRFASGLHRHFLRTPWQPLNKRNANTVLVVFFLLLFLGALIVVGCFDTYAMFGSLFSQKSFPEKQEFPLKCTTGNLTRQTCTKDYPRKHNPAANTSNASCPSYFRWIHEDLRPWRDTGITREMIERARRTAHFRLVIVDGKAYVDKYKQSIQTRDAFTLWGILQLMRWYPGRLPDLELMFDCDDRPVVRSKDFQGPNSTGPPPLFRYCADGQSLDIVFPDWSFWGWAETNIRPWKNVLKDIKEGNKRTKWKDRTPYAYWKGNPNVAPTRKDLLKCNVSHQNDWNTRLYIQDWNRESKQGYKQSNLQDQCTHRYKIYIEGWAWSVSEKYILACDSMTLYVKPRYHDFFIRGMLPLQHYWPIRDNSKCTSLKFAVEWGNNHTQEVQAIGEAASNFIQEDMKMDYIYDYMFHLLNEYAKLLKYKPTIPAEAVEVCSETMGCPANGTYRKFMLESMVMSPSDKNPCTLPPPYDLRHFLDRKAKSIKQVEMWENEYWHNLNRN, from the exons atgaagaagaagaagaagaacaatgAGAAATCTGTCTACACTTTCAGGTTTGCCTCAGGGCTTCATAGACATTTCCTGAGGACACCTTGGCAACCACTAAATAAGAGAAATGCAAATACTGTTTTGGTAGTCTTCTTTTTGCTCCTTTTTCTTGGCGCCTTGATTGTTGTGGGTTGCTTTGACACT TACGCAATGTTTGGGAGTCTTTTTTCTCAAAAATCATTCCCAGAGAAACAAGAATTCCCACTTAAATGTACTACAGGAAACCTTACACGGCAAACCTGTACAAAAGACTACCCAAGAAAACACAATCCCGCCGCAAATACATCAAACGCTAGCTGCCCATCATACTTCCGATGGATCCATGAAGATCTACGGCCCTGGAGAGACACTGGAATCACGAGGGAAATGATCGAACGGGCACGGAGGACAGCACATTTTAGGCTTGTGATTGTGGACGGAAAGGCATACGTGGACAAGTATAAGCAGTCGATTCAGACCAGAGATGCATTTACTTTGTGGGGTATATTGCAGCTTATGAGGTGGTATCCTGGAAGATTACCTGACTTAGAACTCATGTTTGATTGTGATGATAGGCCTGTAGTCCGGTCAAAGGACTTTCAGGGTCCAAATTCCACCGGCCCACCACCTTTGTTTCGCTACTGTGCCGATGGGCAGAGTTTGGATATTGTGTTCCCTGACTGGTCATTTTGGGGCTG GGCTGAGACCAATATTAGGCCTTGGAAAAATGTGTTGAAGGACATAAAAGAAGGTAACAAGAGAACCAAATGGAAGGATAGGACACCTTACGCTTATTGGAAAGGGAACCCAAACGTTGCTCCAACCAGAAAAGACCTTCTCAAATGCAATGTCTCGCACCAAAATGACTGGAATACTCGTCTATATATTCAG GACTGGAATCGTGAATCTAAACAAGGGTATAAACAATCAAATCTACAAGATCAATGCACCCACAG ATATAAGATCTATATAGAGGGATGGGCCTGGTCTGTGAGCGAGAAATACATTCTAGCATGTGATTCCATGACCTTGTACGTAAAGCCTCGCTACCATGATTTCTTCATAAGAGGTATGCTCCCATTGCAGCACTACTGGCCTATCAGGGACAATTCCAAGTGCACCTCTCTCAAATTTGCAGTAGAATGGGGCAACAATCACACTCAAGAG GTACAAGCAATAGGAGAGGCTGCCAGCAACTTCATACAAGAGGATATGAAGATGGATTATATATATGATTACATGTTTCATCTGCTAAACGAATATGCAAAACTCTTGAAATACAAACCAACAATACCAGCAGAAGCAGTGGAGGTATGTTCAGAAACAATGGGCTGCCCAGCAAATGGCACCTACAGGAAGTTCATGTTGGAGTCTATGGTGATGTCTCCTAGCGATAAAAATCCATGCACATTGCCTCCTCCCTATGATCTCCGACATTTTCTGGATAGAAAAGCTAAATCCATTAAACAAGTGgaaatgtgggaaaatgagtaTTGGCACAACCTGAACAGGAATTAG
- the LOC110644563 gene encoding uncharacterized protein LOC110644563, with amino-acid sequence MADKVNSSLQGDQVQTFFSTACRAVKRWASATVFLSFVVLLFGAFFFRIDLYSSFLTTISPKNSIRYPLNCSNETLAKTCKVNYPVAFEAHESSNASCPEYFRWIHEDLRPWKSTGISRDMIERAKHIVDFRLVIVKGKAYVETYRRSFQTRDLFTLWGILQLLRLYPGRVPDLELMFGCGDIPVVVKHDYQGPNATSPPPVFQYCGHADKFGIIFPDWAFWGWAEINIKPWESMLQGLIKGNKKKKWKDRVPYAYWKGNPDVTSNRGNLMSCDVSDKHDWNARLYRQNWVEETKHGFKHSKLEDQCTHRYKIYIEGRGWSVSGKYILSCDSMTLLIKPDYYDFFMRSLVPMQHYWPISATNKCRDIKFAVEWGNSHPYKAQAIGKAGSRFIQENLKMEYVYAYMFHLLREYAKLLKFKPEIPAGGVELCSESMACPEGGLRRKFMVESMVDSPSDTLPCTMPPPFDPPALEALFDRNENITRQVVMWQNEYWENLNKNQSSPHHH; translated from the exons ATGGCAGATAAAGTAAACTCCTCCTTGCAAGGTGATCAAGTTCAGACTTTTTTTTCCACTGCTTGTCGAGCTGTGAAGAGATGGGCTTCAGCCACGGTCTTCCTTTCCTTCGTCGTCCTCCTTTTTGGTGCCTTCTTTTTCAGGATTGATCTT taTTCTAGCTTTCTTACCACAATAAGTCCCAAAAATTCAATTCGGTATCCTCTGAATTGCTCAAATGAAACATTAGCGAAAACATGCAAGGTCAATTATCCGGTGGCATTTGAAGCCCATGAATCTTCAAACGCTTCATGTCCGGAGTACTTCCGGTGGATCCATGAAGATCTCCGACCATGGAAGAGTACAGGAATCTCGAGGGACATGATAGAAAGAGCTAAACATATTGTAGATTTTAGACTAGTTATTGTTAAAGGGAAGGCATATGTGGAGACATATCGTAGATCGTTTCAGACAAGAGACTTGTTCACCTTATGGGGTATTTTGCAGCTTCTGAGGTTGTACCCTGGCAGGGTACCTGACCTAGAACTCATGTTTGGGTGTGGTGACATACCAGTGGTTGTAAAACATGATTACCAGGGACCTAATGCCACGTCGCCTCCTCCAGTGTTTCAATATTGTGGACATGCAGACAAATTCGGCATCATCTTTCCTGATTGGGCCTTTTGGGGTTG GGCTGAGATCAATATAAAACCATGGGAAAGTATGCTACAGGGACTAATAAAAGGAAACAAGAAAAAGAAGTGGAAGGATAGGGTACCCTACGCCTACTGGAAAGGGAACCCAGATGTAACATCAAACAGGGGAAACCTTATGAGTTGCGATGTCTCAGACAAGCATGACTGGAATGCTCGCCTCTATAGACAG AACTGGGTTGAAGAAACAAAGCATGGATTTAAGCATTCAAAATTAGAAGACCAATGCACCCACAG ATACAAAATTTATATAGAAGGAAGGGGATGGTCAGTGAGTGGCAAGTATATCCTATCATGCGATTCCATGACCCTGCTCATAAAACCTGATTACTACGATTTCTTCATGAGAAGCTTGGTGCCAATGCAGCATTATTGGCCCATTAGTGCAACAAACAAGTGCAGAGATATCAAGTTTGCGGTGGAATGGGGCAATAGTCACCCTTATAAG GCACAAGCCATTGGAAAGGCAGGAAGCAGATTTATTCAGGAAAATCTGAAAATGGAATACGTGTATGCATACATGTTTCATTTGTTGAGAGAGTATGCAAAACTCTTGAAATTCAAACCTGAAATACCTGCAGGAGGGGTTGAGCTTTGCTCAGAATCAATGGCATGTCCAGAGGGAGGTTTACGGAGAAAGTTCATGGTTGAGTCAATGGTAGATTCTCCTAGCGACACACTTCCATGCACCATGCCTCCTCCATTCGATCCTCCAGCCCTCGAAGCCCTCTTTGACAGGAATGAAAATATCACAAGACAAGTAGTGATGTGGCAGAATGAATATTGGGAAAATCTGAACAAGAATCAATCGAGCCCTCATCATCATTAA